A region from the Streptosporangium sp. NBC_01756 genome encodes:
- a CDS encoding GNAT family N-acetyltransferase: protein MIIRNGGHDDVPAVLQMFDSAVAWLTAQGRTGQWGSEPFSASPARVEQATSWAGAGGMRIAEIDGEPAGCLVVGDAMKYVSPASEPELYVQVLVIDQRFHGRGVGSVLLERAVAEAVELGVSLVRVDCYAGDDGRLVKYYESQGFTRAETFMVGEWPGQVLQMRLPAGGV from the coding sequence ATGATTATCCGTAATGGTGGACATGACGATGTCCCGGCCGTGCTGCAAATGTTCGACAGCGCGGTGGCATGGCTGACCGCGCAGGGCCGTACCGGCCAGTGGGGCAGCGAGCCGTTCTCCGCCAGCCCCGCCCGCGTCGAGCAGGCCACCTCCTGGGCGGGCGCCGGTGGGATGCGCATCGCCGAGATCGACGGCGAGCCGGCCGGGTGCCTGGTCGTCGGGGACGCGATGAAATACGTCTCCCCGGCCTCCGAGCCGGAGCTGTACGTTCAGGTCCTGGTCATCGACCAGCGGTTCCACGGCCGTGGCGTCGGCTCCGTCCTGCTGGAACGCGCCGTCGCCGAGGCGGTGGAGCTGGGGGTCTCGCTGGTCAGGGTCGACTGCTACGCGGGCGACGACGGCCGGCTGGTGAAGTACTACGAGAGCCAGGGATTCACCAGGGCCGAGACCTTCATGGTCGGCGAGTGGCCCGGCCAGGTTCTCCAGATGCGTCTCCCCGCCGGAGGCGTCTGA
- a CDS encoding LCP family protein, translated as MSSGLIDAPTGPAKPGPRPRRRRWLWWVVAVVAAVVVAVAATVGGAYVKLAGNVKQFDVTKEDLGVRPVKVATKALNVLVVGSDQRGGKNAKYGKFPGERTDTIMLAHISPKRDNAMVVSFPRDSMVQLPQCQAKQGLPGQQAHLGMINESFNSGGIACTWKTVESLTGIHVDHFVKVDFTGFKGMVDAVGGVEVCVPEPIHDKKALLTLPAGRQTLKGEQALGYVRTRYSLGDGSDIGRIQRQQMFIASMVKKVMSGETLTDPARLFGFLDAATKSVTTDPGLTPLVMKDLATSAQGLAAGQIHFITTPWRYSVTYPGRVEWVEPQSRKLFQIVAQDRAVAGSGVKGGQSKMSRSKIQVEVRNGTGRSGLAALVAVRLEERGYHIAKVGDAPRKPYPKTTVAYSPNGAPGAPTLTRDLLASIGRSVPRATTARLVLTIGDDWKGLKPLRQDDTDSLKGFDATHDSCAGA; from the coding sequence GTGAGCAGCGGGTTGATCGACGCACCCACCGGACCCGCGAAACCGGGTCCACGCCCGCGCCGCCGCAGGTGGCTGTGGTGGGTGGTGGCAGTGGTCGCCGCCGTCGTGGTCGCGGTGGCGGCGACGGTGGGCGGGGCCTACGTCAAGCTGGCCGGGAACGTCAAACAGTTCGACGTCACGAAGGAGGATCTGGGCGTCCGTCCGGTCAAGGTGGCGACCAAGGCGCTGAACGTCCTGGTCGTCGGGTCGGACCAGCGCGGCGGCAAGAACGCCAAGTACGGAAAGTTCCCCGGCGAGCGGACCGACACGATCATGCTGGCGCACATCTCGCCGAAGCGGGACAACGCGATGGTCGTCAGCTTCCCCCGGGACTCGATGGTCCAGCTCCCGCAGTGCCAGGCCAAGCAGGGGCTGCCCGGTCAGCAGGCGCACCTGGGCATGATCAACGAATCGTTCAACTCCGGCGGCATCGCCTGCACCTGGAAGACCGTGGAATCGCTCACCGGCATCCACGTCGACCACTTCGTGAAGGTCGACTTCACCGGTTTCAAGGGCATGGTCGACGCGGTCGGCGGGGTCGAGGTCTGTGTGCCCGAGCCGATCCACGACAAGAAAGCCCTGCTCACCCTGCCTGCAGGTCGTCAGACGCTCAAGGGCGAGCAGGCCCTGGGCTACGTCCGGACCCGCTACAGCCTGGGCGACGGCTCCGACATCGGACGCATCCAGCGCCAGCAGATGTTCATCGCGTCCATGGTCAAGAAGGTGATGAGCGGCGAGACGCTCACCGACCCCGCGAGGCTCTTCGGCTTCCTCGACGCGGCCACCAAGTCCGTCACCACCGACCCCGGCCTCACCCCCCTCGTCATGAAAGACCTGGCGACCAGCGCACAGGGCCTGGCCGCCGGGCAGATCCACTTCATCACCACTCCCTGGCGCTACTCGGTCACCTATCCCGGCCGGGTGGAGTGGGTCGAGCCGCAGAGCAGGAAGCTGTTCCAGATCGTCGCCCAGGACAGGGCGGTCGCCGGTTCCGGGGTCAAGGGCGGCCAGTCCAAGATGTCCCGATCGAAGATCCAAGTCGAGGTGCGCAACGGGACTGGCCGCTCCGGCCTCGCCGCGCTGGTCGCCGTCCGGCTGGAGGAGCGGGGCTACCACATCGCCAAGGTCGGCGACGCGCCGCGCAAGCCGTATCCGAAGACCACGGTCGCCTACTCGCCGAACGGCGCTCCCGGAGCGCCGACCCTCACCCGTGACCTGCTCGCGTCCATCGGCCGGTCCGTGCCGCGGGCGACCACGGCACGGCTTGTCCTGACGATCGGCGACGACTGGAAGGGGCTCAAGCCCCTCCGGCAGGACGACACCGACAGCCTCAAGGGCTTCGACGCCACCCATGACTCCTGCGCGGGCGCCTGA
- a CDS encoding HAMP domain-containing sensor histidine kinase encodes MLAPRYPRSIQGRATLTAFLIFAMLLGVGTLATSLTVRAEVRQETVDSVAAAAQEASKAVGQGKPVSTLPTDQVSRLQVVARDGRVLAASPMMEGEPAISMAWPAGDESRVDETTCTTSGGRWRCFITVGYRQSGSPYGDVMIYAARPQPPVLSNPIVEAALAVLSLILLVLLTWGVWRTVGRILEPVRRIRAEMAEITDTSDLSRRMTPCEREDEMQELTRTVNTTLERLEQAVEVQRRFASDASHELRTPLTGLRTKLELALADPEAEEPALTMRSALADAERLQTIVDDLLMLARLDAGVRDSREQIDLGRLVAGEVKRQPYRHKVLLRLKPDVVVQGNRIQLSRLLTNLLANADRHATDEVEVHVGSEGDEAVLEVTDDGLGIPADQRDRVFQRFTRLDAARSRCAGGTGLGLPIARDIASAHQGRLYAADSMTGHGARLVLRLPLSDVPA; translated from the coding sequence GTGCTCGCACCGCGCTATCCACGTTCGATCCAGGGCCGGGCGACGCTGACCGCGTTCCTGATCTTCGCAATGTTGCTGGGAGTCGGGACACTCGCGACATCGCTGACCGTACGGGCCGAGGTGCGGCAGGAAACCGTCGACAGCGTGGCGGCGGCGGCACAGGAGGCGTCCAAGGCCGTCGGCCAGGGCAAGCCGGTCAGCACGCTGCCGACGGACCAGGTCAGCCGGCTCCAGGTCGTCGCCCGCGACGGCCGGGTTCTCGCGGCCAGTCCGATGATGGAGGGAGAGCCCGCGATCAGCATGGCGTGGCCCGCCGGGGACGAGAGCCGGGTGGACGAGACGACCTGTACGACGTCTGGAGGCAGATGGAGGTGCTTCATCACGGTGGGCTATCGGCAGAGCGGCTCCCCCTACGGGGACGTCATGATCTATGCGGCGAGACCCCAGCCGCCGGTGCTCAGCAACCCCATCGTGGAAGCCGCGCTGGCCGTCCTCTCCCTCATCCTGCTCGTACTGCTCACCTGGGGTGTCTGGCGGACGGTCGGCCGGATCCTGGAACCGGTGAGACGGATCCGCGCCGAGATGGCCGAGATAACCGACACCTCCGACCTCAGCCGACGGATGACCCCGTGCGAGCGGGAGGACGAGATGCAGGAGCTCACCCGGACCGTCAACACGACCCTCGAACGACTGGAGCAGGCCGTGGAGGTCCAGCGCCGCTTCGCCTCCGACGCCTCGCACGAGCTGCGCACCCCGCTGACCGGACTGCGCACCAAGCTCGAACTGGCGCTCGCCGACCCTGAGGCGGAGGAGCCGGCCCTGACGATGCGGTCCGCGCTGGCCGACGCCGAGCGGCTCCAGACCATCGTGGACGACCTGCTCATGCTCGCCCGCCTCGACGCCGGGGTGCGTGACTCGCGCGAGCAGATCGACCTCGGCCGGCTCGTCGCCGGCGAGGTGAAGCGGCAGCCGTACCGGCACAAGGTCCTGCTGCGCCTCAAACCCGACGTGGTGGTCCAGGGCAACAGGATCCAGCTGTCCCGGCTACTGACCAACCTGCTCGCCAACGCCGACCGGCACGCGACCGACGAGGTCGAGGTCCACGTCGGCAGCGAAGGGGACGAGGCCGTGCTGGAGGTCACCGACGACGGGCTCGGCATCCCGGCGGACCAGCGGGACCGGGTCTTCCAGAGGTTCACCCGGCTGGACGCCGCGCGCAGCCGGTGTGCCGGAGGGACGGGGCTGGGTCTGCCCATCGCCAGGGACATCGCCTCGGCGCACCAGGGCAGGCTCTACGCCGCCGACAGCATGACCGGTCACGGCGCCCGGCTGGTCCTGCGCCTCCCACTGTCGGACGTCCCCGCCTAG
- a CDS encoding L,D-transpeptidase family protein, with the protein MIKYLAGTVVVTFGVLGSPAPVSARPRALHPGDYAKIVERLQERLRELKFSPGLVNGYYGTETQVAVWAFQKSQGLVAEDRVGAETWRALADPRRMAPLVPTGRPQRVEIDLSRQLLIAYRRDRPVLISHVSTGSGTYFCQYGYSSSTLTPAGDFRLVKRARHATVDPKVTTDEAISFERDPAVDFTSGLMGGLMGVKADPVGRRPAEPLIPVPAQRPASGCVRVPAHVAEWLFRMVVVGEPVYVRSRP; encoded by the coding sequence GTGATCAAATATCTGGCGGGGACGGTGGTGGTGACCTTCGGCGTGCTGGGATCCCCGGCGCCGGTGTCGGCCAGGCCGCGGGCTCTGCATCCCGGTGACTACGCGAAGATCGTGGAGCGGCTGCAGGAACGGTTACGGGAGTTGAAGTTCTCCCCGGGCCTGGTGAACGGCTACTACGGCACGGAGACCCAGGTCGCGGTCTGGGCCTTCCAGAAGTCACAGGGACTGGTGGCGGAGGACAGGGTCGGCGCGGAGACCTGGCGGGCGCTGGCCGATCCGCGGCGGATGGCGCCGCTCGTACCCACGGGCCGGCCCCAGCGGGTCGAGATCGACCTGAGCCGCCAGCTCCTCATCGCCTACCGCCGTGACCGCCCGGTCCTCATCTCCCATGTCTCCACGGGCAGCGGGACCTATTTCTGCCAGTACGGCTACAGCTCCAGCACGCTCACCCCGGCGGGGGACTTCCGCCTCGTCAAGCGAGCCAGGCACGCGACGGTCGATCCGAAAGTGACGACGGACGAAGCGATCTCCTTCGAAAGGGACCCCGCCGTCGACTTCACCAGCGGCCTCATGGGCGGGCTCATGGGCGTCAAGGCGGACCCGGTGGGGAGGCGGCCGGCGGAACCGCTGATCCCGGTTCCCGCGCAGCGGCCGGCCTCGGGGTGCGTCCGGGTCCCGGCGCACGTCGCCGAGTGGCTCTTCCGCATGGTCGTGGTGGGCGAACCGGTCTACGTCCGGTCCAGGCCTTAG
- a CDS encoding GlxA family transcriptional regulator: protein MHRIVVFALDGVIPFELGIPARIFGVARGPDRKPLYEVITCTVDGGPVRTDADFSISVEHGAEALSTADTVVIPATHALGPISLEGRLPGPLAEAIARIRPGTRLVSICTAAYVLAAAGLLDGRPATTHWSHAESFQMLFPQVKVDPNVLFVDDGDVLTSAGVAAGVDLCLHIVRRDHGSETANMVARSCVVPPWRDGGQAQFIERPIPEPSTATTAATRAWALERLHLPLPLVELAAHARMSRRTFTRRFRDEMGVSPGQWLILQRLELARRLLEASDLPVDGVALRAGFGTAASLRQHLHAAIGISPMAYRRTFRPAGSAPEPAGA, encoded by the coding sequence ATGCACAGGATCGTGGTGTTCGCCCTGGACGGCGTCATCCCCTTCGAGCTGGGCATCCCGGCCCGGATCTTCGGGGTGGCCAGGGGGCCGGACCGCAAGCCGCTCTACGAGGTGATCACCTGCACCGTCGACGGCGGCCCGGTCCGCACCGACGCCGACTTCTCGATCTCGGTGGAGCACGGGGCCGAGGCGCTGTCCACCGCGGACACCGTGGTCATCCCGGCCACCCACGCCCTCGGCCCGATCTCCCTGGAGGGCCGGCTTCCCGGGCCGCTGGCCGAGGCGATCGCCCGCATCCGGCCGGGCACCCGGCTGGTCTCCATCTGCACCGCCGCCTACGTGCTCGCGGCGGCCGGACTGCTCGACGGCCGCCCGGCGACCACGCACTGGAGCCACGCCGAGTCCTTCCAGATGTTGTTCCCCCAGGTCAAGGTCGACCCCAATGTCTTGTTCGTGGACGACGGCGACGTGCTGACCTCGGCCGGGGTGGCCGCCGGGGTCGATCTCTGCCTGCACATCGTCCGCCGTGACCACGGCAGCGAGACGGCCAACATGGTGGCCCGGAGTTGCGTCGTCCCGCCGTGGCGGGACGGCGGCCAGGCCCAGTTCATCGAGCGCCCGATCCCCGAGCCGTCCACGGCCACCACCGCCGCCACCAGGGCCTGGGCCCTGGAGCGCCTGCACCTGCCGCTCCCCCTGGTCGAGCTGGCCGCCCACGCCCGGATGAGCCGGCGCACCTTCACCCGGCGCTTCCGCGACGAGATGGGGGTCAGCCCGGGCCAGTGGCTCATCCTGCAGCGGCTGGAGCTGGCCCGCCGCCTGCTGGAGGCCAGTGACCTGCCGGTGGACGGGGTCGCCCTGCGGGCCGGGTTCGGCACCGCCGCCTCACTCAGGCAGCACCTGCACGCGGCCATCGGCATCTCGCCGATGGCCTACCGCCGCACGTTCCGGCCGGCGGGGTCAGCGCCGGAGCCGGCCGGAGCCTGA
- a CDS encoding ArsR/SmtB family transcription factor, protein MSALTDLDACTSVEPDEGRVAATRDRLVTAAEATRLADLFRLLGDPTRARLLYALLEAGELCVCDLTETVEVSDTAVSHALRLLRTAGIVTSRRAGRMIYYRLADVHVRLLLDLSREHLRHG, encoded by the coding sequence ATGAGTGCCCTCACCGATCTGGACGCCTGCACCAGCGTGGAGCCGGATGAGGGCAGAGTGGCGGCGACGCGGGACCGGCTCGTGACAGCGGCGGAGGCGACCCGGCTCGCCGACCTGTTCCGGCTGCTGGGCGATCCGACGCGGGCCCGGTTGCTGTACGCGCTGCTGGAAGCCGGTGAGCTCTGCGTCTGCGATCTCACCGAGACGGTGGAGGTCAGCGACACCGCCGTGTCGCACGCGCTCAGGCTGCTGCGGACCGCGGGCATCGTGACCAGCCGCCGGGCTGGGCGGATGATCTACTACCGGCTCGCCGACGTCCACGTCCGGCTGCTCCTCGACCTCAGCCGTGAGCACCTCCGGCACGGCTGA
- a CDS encoding MFS transporter: MSDVQTGTVTTKVPARLDRLPWSRWHWMIVVGLGTVWILDGLEVTIIGNLSAQLAKEGSGLAITQTQVAGTAAALYVAGACFGALFFGWLTDRFGRKKLFIITMIVYLIATAATALSFSAWWFFLFRFLTGFGIGGEYAAINSAIDELIPSRHRGRIDIIINGSYWLGAAGGALLTVPLLNNFAVNVGWRIAFGLGVVLGLGILLVRRHVPESPRWLFIHGRDREAEDLVDGIEERIAHEKGVRLEEPSQSMTIHQRKSIGFGRIAHTMVARYPKRTILGFSLFVGQAFLYNAITFGYAQILSTFFKIDTSTGYYFAVIAVGNFIGPLLLGPLFDTIGRVPMISGTYILSGLLLFGTAWLFNQGVLTAVTLTACWCVVLFFASAGASAAYLTVSEIFPMETRAMAIAFFYAIGTFVGGIAGPLVFANLVESGRPGDTALAFSIGATLMVAAGLVEVFLGVKAERRGLEDIAEPLSTASS; this comes from the coding sequence ATGAGCGATGTTCAGACGGGGACGGTGACCACGAAGGTCCCCGCGCGGTTGGACCGGCTGCCATGGTCACGATGGCACTGGATGATCGTTGTGGGGCTGGGGACCGTATGGATCCTCGACGGCCTCGAAGTGACCATCATCGGCAACCTCTCCGCCCAGCTGGCCAAGGAAGGCAGCGGTCTGGCGATCACCCAGACCCAGGTGGCCGGTACGGCGGCGGCTCTCTACGTGGCCGGGGCGTGCTTCGGGGCGTTGTTCTTCGGCTGGCTCACCGACCGGTTCGGCCGCAAGAAGCTTTTCATCATCACGATGATCGTCTATCTGATCGCCACCGCCGCGACCGCGCTGTCGTTCTCCGCGTGGTGGTTCTTCCTCTTCCGGTTCCTGACCGGTTTCGGCATCGGCGGGGAGTACGCCGCGATCAACTCCGCCATCGACGAGCTGATCCCGAGCCGCCACCGCGGCCGCATCGACATCATCATCAACGGCAGCTACTGGCTCGGCGCCGCCGGTGGCGCGCTGCTGACCGTCCCGCTGCTGAACAACTTCGCGGTGAACGTCGGCTGGCGCATCGCCTTCGGCCTGGGCGTGGTCCTCGGCCTGGGGATCCTGCTCGTCCGGCGGCACGTGCCGGAGAGCCCGCGCTGGCTGTTCATCCACGGCCGGGACCGGGAGGCGGAGGACCTGGTCGACGGCATCGAGGAGCGGATCGCGCACGAGAAGGGCGTCCGGCTGGAGGAGCCCTCGCAGTCCATGACCATCCACCAGCGCAAGTCCATCGGCTTCGGCCGGATCGCGCACACCATGGTCGCCCGCTACCCCAAGCGCACGATTCTCGGCTTCTCGCTTTTCGTCGGGCAGGCGTTCCTCTACAACGCCATCACCTTCGGGTACGCCCAGATCCTGTCGACCTTCTTCAAGATCGACACCAGTACGGGCTACTACTTCGCGGTCATCGCCGTCGGCAACTTCATCGGCCCGCTGCTGCTCGGCCCGCTGTTCGACACCATCGGCCGGGTGCCCATGATCTCCGGCACCTACATCCTGTCCGGTCTGCTGCTGTTCGGTACGGCCTGGCTGTTCAACCAGGGGGTGCTGACCGCGGTCACGCTGACCGCCTGCTGGTGCGTCGTGCTCTTCTTCGCCTCGGCCGGGGCGAGCGCGGCCTATCTGACCGTCAGCGAGATCTTCCCGATGGAGACCCGGGCCATGGCCATCGCGTTCTTCTACGCGATCGGCACCTTCGTCGGCGGCATCGCCGGTCCGCTGGTCTTCGCCAACCTGGTCGAGAGCGGCAGACCGGGCGACACCGCGCTGGCCTTCTCCATCGGCGCCACCCTCATGGTCGCGGCCGGGTTGGTCGAGGTGTTCCTCGGGGTGAAAGCCGAGCGCAGGGGCCTGGAGGACATCGCCGAGCCGCTGAGCACCGCGTCGTCCTGA
- a CDS encoding 3-oxoacyl-ACP synthase III family protein, translating to MRARITGVATYLPEQTLTSAEVERRIEGYVPYRGVVERLTGIRSRHLARDDQQASDLAAEAARGLDHAGADLLIFASASQDMVEPATGHIVAAKLGLSCPVFDVKNACNSMLNGIQVAEALILSGAHRKVLVCSGEVPSRAIRWRVGDRAQFVDSFAGYTLSDTGCAVLVAADAERGIFYRDFSADSAAWAIGTLPGGGSAHPRDHEYSYFRGDGRRLKEAFERVGPDIFRNALKQTGLSWDDFEIVAVHQVALPYLLLLAETLGIPEEKLVVSLTEHGNCASTTLPLQLELGGWRPGDRVALLGLGGGISAGVMLAEM from the coding sequence ATGAGAGCCCGGATCACGGGCGTCGCGACGTATCTGCCGGAACAGACGCTGACCAGCGCGGAGGTGGAGCGGCGGATCGAGGGGTATGTGCCCTACCGGGGAGTCGTCGAGCGGCTGACGGGCATCCGGTCACGGCACCTCGCCCGCGACGACCAGCAGGCCTCCGACCTGGCGGCCGAGGCCGCCCGCGGGCTCGACCACGCCGGCGCCGATCTGCTGATCTTCGCGTCCGCCTCGCAGGACATGGTGGAGCCCGCGACCGGGCACATCGTCGCCGCGAAGCTCGGCCTGTCCTGCCCGGTCTTCGACGTCAAGAACGCCTGCAACAGCATGCTCAACGGGATCCAGGTCGCCGAGGCCCTGATCCTGTCCGGTGCGCACCGCAAGGTGCTGGTCTGCTCCGGCGAGGTGCCGTCCCGGGCGATCCGGTGGCGGGTCGGGGACCGGGCGCAGTTCGTGGACTCCTTCGCCGGATACACGCTCTCGGACACCGGGTGCGCGGTGCTGGTCGCCGCGGACGCGGAACGCGGCATCTTCTACCGCGACTTCTCCGCCGACTCCGCGGCGTGGGCGATCGGCACCCTGCCGGGCGGCGGGTCGGCGCATCCACGCGACCACGAATACTCCTACTTCCGGGGCGACGGGCGACGGCTGAAGGAGGCGTTCGAGCGGGTCGGCCCGGACATCTTCCGCAACGCGCTCAAACAGACCGGCCTGAGCTGGGACGACTTCGAGATCGTGGCGGTGCACCAGGTGGCGCTGCCGTACCTGCTTCTCCTCGCGGAAACACTGGGCATCCCCGAGGAGAAACTGGTGGTGAGCCTGACCGAACACGGAAACTGCGCCTCGACCACGCTGCCACTCCAACTGGAGCTGGGCGGATGGCGTCCGGGTGACCGGGTGGCGCTGCTCGGCCTCGGCGGCGGGATCAGCGCGGGCGTGATGCTGGCGGAGATGTGA
- a CDS encoding glycosyltransferase, whose protein sequence is MDLWVIVPAYNEATGIEATLRALAAQEDRDFTLVVVDNASTDGTAGIVGRHGVRVVTETRKGTGAASDTGMRHAIAHGATHLARTDADCLPRPDWVRNIRRAFGDGLEMVGGRLAPRTDEFPLKLWERYLIPSVVSVAAAFGRFRPGNRSPEYLGPYVMMPGATLAITASLYERAGGFPRTAIEEVHEDRALVNRVRTLTSAYGSRRDVVVFGSVRRLRAYGLAGTLAWYADHHYRPEVIDIR, encoded by the coding sequence ATGGACCTCTGGGTGATCGTTCCGGCCTACAACGAGGCCACCGGCATCGAGGCGACGCTCCGCGCGCTGGCCGCGCAGGAGGACCGCGACTTCACCCTGGTCGTGGTGGACAACGCGAGCACCGACGGCACCGCCGGGATCGTCGGCCGCCACGGCGTCCGGGTGGTCACCGAGACCCGCAAGGGCACCGGCGCCGCCTCCGACACCGGGATGCGCCACGCCATCGCGCACGGCGCGACCCATCTGGCCAGGACCGACGCCGACTGCCTGCCCCGCCCCGACTGGGTGCGCAACATCCGGCGCGCGTTCGGTGACGGGCTGGAGATGGTGGGCGGCCGGCTCGCGCCCCGCACCGACGAGTTCCCGCTGAAGCTCTGGGAGCGGTACCTCATCCCGTCCGTGGTGAGCGTGGCCGCGGCGTTCGGCCGCTTCCGGCCCGGCAACCGGTCACCGGAGTACCTCGGCCCGTATGTGATGATGCCCGGTGCGACCCTGGCCATCACCGCGTCGCTCTACGAGCGGGCGGGAGGCTTCCCCAGGACCGCGATCGAGGAGGTCCACGAGGACCGCGCCCTGGTCAACCGGGTCCGCACGCTCACCTCCGCGTACGGCTCCCGCCGCGACGTGGTCGTCTTCGGCTCCGTCCGGCGCCTGCGGGCCTACGGCCTGGCGGGCACCCTGGCCTGGTACGCCGACCACCACTACCGCCCCGAAGTGATCGATATCCGGTGA
- a CDS encoding cytochrome P450 codes for MNHEARLQLAAHPFAYPLMRLLARLGPVVRVPGLGVVVNDAATARAVLTDERFRKDGPGSPGDLWTPVLGPSVLLNMEGAAHLSLRRKLMPLFTSAYVSALVSDVLRDPLAELSARLAHGETVDLVDAMRVMAGAVICRVIGLGEVSEARARALFADGERVVSMVSLRSRRLRAGQVATARRVLDGIGDVAQAAYDTGDPATVMGRMRAQGLSAAEARGAAGAFFLTGTETVATFVPRLIALLHDHRTEVDDLDPVIEEAMRITTPTPVMLRSVASAARIGRVAVRPGDRVLIVTHNCARAHGPFDPSRGHPPELRRLWFGAGPHFCIGYPLALAEIRAVAAVLLSHRVRVVRRRAARGVLIPTYEHLWITAA; via the coding sequence GTGAACCACGAAGCCCGGCTCCAGCTGGCCGCGCACCCTTTCGCCTACCCGCTCATGCGGCTGCTGGCCCGCCTCGGGCCGGTGGTCCGGGTGCCGGGGCTGGGGGTCGTGGTGAACGACGCCGCCACCGCGCGCGCCGTACTGACCGACGAGCGGTTCCGCAAGGACGGTCCCGGCTCACCCGGCGACCTGTGGACGCCGGTGCTCGGCCCCTCGGTGCTGCTCAACATGGAGGGTGCGGCGCACCTCTCGCTCCGCCGGAAACTGATGCCGCTGTTCACCTCCGCATACGTCTCGGCCCTGGTCTCCGACGTGCTGCGCGATCCCCTGGCGGAACTGTCCGCCCGGCTGGCGCACGGCGAGACCGTCGACCTGGTCGATGCCATGCGGGTGATGGCCGGGGCGGTGATCTGCCGGGTGATCGGGCTGGGTGAGGTCTCCGAGGCCCGCGCCCGCGCGCTGTTCGCCGACGGGGAGCGGGTCGTCTCGATGGTCTCGCTGAGGTCCCGCCGACTGCGGGCGGGGCAGGTGGCGACCGCCAGACGGGTGCTGGACGGGATCGGGGACGTCGCGCAGGCCGCTTACGACACCGGCGACCCCGCCACCGTCATGGGCCGGATGCGGGCGCAGGGGCTGTCGGCCGCCGAGGCCAGGGGCGCCGCCGGTGCGTTCTTCCTGACCGGCACCGAGACGGTGGCCACCTTCGTGCCCCGGCTGATCGCCCTCCTGCACGACCACCGGACGGAGGTGGACGACCTGGACCCGGTGATCGAGGAGGCCATGCGGATCACCACGCCGACGCCGGTGATGCTGCGTTCGGTGGCCTCCGCCGCGCGGATCGGCCGGGTGGCGGTACGGCCCGGCGACCGGGTGCTGATCGTCACTCACAACTGCGCCCGCGCCCACGGCCCGTTCGACCCCTCGCGCGGGCACCCGCCCGAGCTGCGCCGCCTCTGGTTCGGCGCCGGCCCGCACTTCTGCATCGGCTACCCCCTGGCCCTGGCCGAGATCCGGGCCGTGGCCGCGGTCCTGCTCTCCCACCGGGTGCGCGTCGTACGGCGGCGCGCGGCCAGGGGAGTCCTCATCCCCACCTACGAGCACCTGTGGATCACCGCGGCATGA